From a single Cytophagales bacterium WSM2-2 genomic region:
- the ribBA gene encoding riboflavin biosynthesis protein RibBA, which yields MGSEKIKIDTIEDAIEDIRNGKLIIVVDDEDRENEGDFICAAECVTPEIINFMSKEGRGLICAPLVEDRCEELKLELMVGKNTAVFETPFTVSIDLIGHGCTTGISAHDRFKTVKALVDPETKPEELGKPGHIFPLKAKKEGVLRRSGHTEAAIDFAKLAGFRPAGVLVEIMNEDGTMARLPDLRKVADKFKLKLVTIKDLIAFRMKMESQINRQIDVNMPTAYGDFKMVAYEEPATHEIHMALVKGSWEKDEPVLVRVHSSCVTGDIFGSCRCDCGSQLHSAMQMVESEGKGVVLYMKQEGRGIGLLNKLKAYKLQEQGLDTVEANLQLGFDMDNRDYGIGAQILHDLGISKIRLITNNPKKRVGLMGYGLEIVENIPIEIASNPHNEKYLQTKRDKLGHMIMKK from the coding sequence ATGGGTTCCGAGAAAATTAAAATAGACACCATTGAAGATGCCATTGAGGACATCAGGAATGGTAAATTGATCATCGTAGTGGACGATGAGGATCGCGAAAATGAAGGCGACTTTATTTGCGCGGCCGAATGCGTTACTCCCGAGATAATCAACTTCATGTCAAAAGAAGGCAGAGGGTTGATCTGTGCACCATTGGTCGAAGATCGTTGTGAAGAACTGAAACTTGAATTGATGGTAGGAAAAAATACGGCTGTATTCGAAACTCCCTTTACAGTCTCTATCGACCTGATCGGTCACGGATGCACTACAGGAATTTCTGCTCATGATCGTTTCAAAACCGTCAAAGCCCTTGTTGATCCTGAAACCAAACCCGAAGAACTTGGCAAGCCCGGTCACATCTTTCCATTGAAAGCTAAGAAGGAAGGTGTCCTTCGCAGAAGTGGCCACACAGAAGCTGCTATCGATTTTGCAAAACTGGCAGGCTTCCGTCCTGCCGGAGTTCTGGTTGAAATCATGAATGAAGATGGCACCATGGCGCGTCTCCCTGATTTGCGCAAAGTTGCCGATAAGTTCAAGCTTAAGCTTGTCACGATTAAAGATTTGATTGCTTTTCGAATGAAAATGGAGAGCCAGATCAATAGACAGATTGATGTGAATATGCCAACAGCCTACGGTGACTTCAAAATGGTCGCTTATGAGGAACCCGCCACACACGAAATCCACATGGCACTCGTTAAAGGGTCGTGGGAAAAAGATGAACCTGTGTTGGTGCGTGTTCACTCATCTTGCGTAACAGGAGATATATTCGGGTCATGCCGTTGCGACTGTGGTTCACAACTTCACAGCGCCATGCAAATGGTTGAGAGTGAAGGCAAAGGTGTGGTATTATATATGAAGCAAGAAGGCCGTGGTATTGGGTTGCTTAACAAGTTGAAAGCCTATAAACTTCAAGAGCAAGGGCTTGACACAGTTGAGGCCAATCTTCAGTTGGGTTTCGATATGGATAACCGGGACTACGGAATTGGGGCTCAGATTTTACATGACCTCGGAATCTCAAAAATCCGGCTTATCACAAATAATCCCAAGAAAAGAGTCGGCTTGATGGGTTATGGACTTGAGATCGTAGAAAACATTCCGATTGAAATTGCTTCTAACCCGCATAATGAAAAATACTTGCAGACCAAGCGCGACAAACTCGGTCACATGATTATGAAAAAATAA
- the surE gene encoding 5'-nucleotidase SurE: protein MQRPLILVSNDDGITSRGILNLINVMKELGEVLVVAPNSPQSGMGHAITVGDTLRLTESFLFPGVKAYECSGTPADCVKMARHFVLKGTRQPDIVVSGVNHGSNTSISVLYSGTMSAAIEGAIEGTPAIGFSLCDYSHDADFSHTLEYIKKITQQVLKKGLPKGTALNVNFPPKRKESLKGVRICRQANAKWVEDFDQRFDPNGRSYFWMTGNFVNFDKGEDNDEWAIANNYVSVVPCQFDLTAHQAIPVLNEDWDILG, encoded by the coding sequence ATGCAAAGACCTTTGATTTTAGTCTCAAACGATGACGGCATCACTTCTCGTGGTATTTTAAATTTAATAAATGTGATGAAAGAGCTGGGTGAAGTTCTCGTTGTCGCACCGAACAGTCCACAGTCTGGAATGGGTCACGCTATTACTGTTGGCGACACTCTCCGGTTGACGGAATCATTCCTATTTCCGGGTGTGAAAGCATACGAGTGCAGCGGAACACCTGCGGATTGCGTGAAGATGGCGCGACATTTTGTGCTGAAAGGAACCCGGCAGCCGGATATTGTTGTGAGTGGTGTGAACCATGGCAGCAATACTTCTATCAGCGTACTTTATTCAGGAACTATGTCTGCTGCAATTGAAGGCGCCATTGAAGGCACTCCCGCCATCGGATTTTCTCTTTGCGATTACAGTCACGATGCTGATTTCTCCCATACACTGGAGTACATCAAAAAAATTACCCAGCAGGTCTTGAAAAAAGGGCTACCAAAAGGCACTGCCTTGAATGTAAACTTTCCACCAAAGCGAAAAGAATCACTGAAAGGTGTACGTATTTGCCGTCAGGCGAATGCCAAATGGGTTGAAGATTTTGATCAGCGCTTTGACCCCAATGGAAGAAGCTATTTCTGGATGACAGGAAATTTTGTGAATTTTGATAAGGGCGAAGACAACGATGAGTGGGCCATCGCCAATAACTACGTTTCGGTAGTACCCTGCCAGTTTGATTTGACAGCACACCAGGCAATCCCGGTCTTGAACGAGGATTGGGACATTCTTGGATAG
- a CDS encoding glucosamine-6-phosphate deaminase, giving the protein MNNGTNLHINFEKIPTSIYPSADTASKSVAKEIAELIRAKQKEGKKAVLGLATGSSPKKVYAELIRMHKEEGLSFKNVISFNLDEYYPMQPTAPQSYHRFMKENLFDYVDIPKGQYFVPDGTIGMDNIKSFCERYEKQISETGGLDFQLLGIGRNGHIGFNEPGSHIESQTRLITLDFTTRSDAGLDFGGLANVPRKAITLGIKKIMQAKRIVLIAWGEHKSPIIRQAVEGPVAEHIPASYLQGHSNAQIVMDESCASALSRRKTPWLFDSVEWDKPMIKKAVTQLALAIGKSILMLTNEDYNENGLSELLARYGQAYEINIEVFNWVQHTITGWPGGKPNADDTHRPERAVPASKRVLIFSPHPDDDIISMGGTFQRLVDQGHEVHVAYQTSGNIAVADDEALRFIEFMRDFNQKFSLTNEPIDKLYYEANGFLQKKRTGEKDTDEVRAIKGLIRVSEAKNTCRFVGVAPENIHFLNMPFYETGAVQKKPLSEEDFSVVTELIRKIKPHQIYAAGDLADPHGTHKVCLDAVIEALKRLKGEPFMKDCWTWLYKGAWAEWDIDLIEMAVPMSPDQVMRKRIGVFKHQSQKDGVVYQGDDAREFWQRAEDRNRATAQIYNKLGLAEYAAMEAFVRLRL; this is encoded by the coding sequence ATGAACAACGGAACCAATCTTCACATCAACTTCGAAAAGATTCCAACCTCTATCTATCCGTCTGCCGACACAGCCTCCAAGTCGGTGGCCAAGGAGATAGCTGAGCTTATTCGTGCCAAACAAAAAGAAGGGAAGAAAGCTGTCCTGGGATTGGCAACAGGATCTTCCCCGAAGAAAGTTTATGCAGAGCTGATTCGTATGCATAAAGAAGAAGGATTGAGTTTTAAAAACGTGATCTCCTTTAACCTTGACGAGTATTATCCGATGCAGCCCACCGCTCCGCAGAGTTATCATCGGTTTATGAAAGAGAATTTGTTTGACTATGTCGATATACCCAAGGGACAGTATTTTGTGCCAGATGGCACGATCGGGATGGACAATATCAAATCCTTTTGCGAGCGCTACGAGAAGCAAATCTCCGAAACAGGCGGGCTCGATTTTCAATTGCTAGGGATAGGTCGAAACGGCCACATCGGCTTCAATGAACCTGGTTCACATATAGAATCTCAGACGCGGTTGATAACTCTTGATTTCACAACCCGTTCGGATGCCGGATTGGACTTTGGTGGACTTGCCAATGTGCCCCGAAAAGCAATAACGCTTGGCATAAAGAAAATTATGCAGGCGAAGCGAATTGTATTGATTGCATGGGGCGAGCATAAGTCGCCAATAATCAGGCAGGCTGTGGAAGGTCCCGTAGCAGAGCACATTCCAGCTTCATATCTGCAAGGACATTCCAACGCCCAAATTGTAATGGACGAATCTTGTGCTTCAGCTTTGAGCAGGCGTAAGACCCCATGGCTGTTTGATTCTGTAGAATGGGATAAGCCGATGATTAAAAAAGCGGTAACACAACTGGCACTCGCTATTGGCAAGTCAATCCTGATGTTAACGAATGAAGATTATAACGAAAATGGATTGAGCGAACTTCTTGCAAGATATGGCCAGGCTTATGAGATAAATATAGAGGTGTTCAATTGGGTACAACATACCATTACTGGCTGGCCTGGAGGCAAACCCAATGCAGATGATACGCATCGCCCGGAGCGCGCAGTGCCCGCCAGTAAGCGCGTCCTCATTTTCAGTCCGCATCCTGATGATGACATTATTTCAATGGGCGGAACATTTCAGCGGCTTGTTGATCAGGGACATGAAGTGCATGTTGCATACCAGACATCGGGTAACATAGCCGTGGCCGATGATGAAGCGCTTCGATTCATCGAATTCATGCGTGATTTCAATCAGAAATTTTCTTTGACAAACGAACCTATTGATAAGTTGTATTACGAAGCTAACGGGTTCTTGCAAAAGAAAAGGACGGGAGAAAAAGACACAGATGAAGTCCGTGCAATCAAGGGCCTGATCCGTGTGAGTGAAGCAAAAAACACGTGCCGGTTCGTTGGGGTGGCTCCGGAGAATATTCATTTTCTGAATATGCCATTTTATGAGACAGGTGCGGTTCAGAAAAAACCATTGAGCGAGGAAGATTTTTCCGTAGTCACCGAACTGATTCGCAAAATCAAGCCTCACCAGATCTATGCTGCCGGTGACCTTGCCGACCCGCATGGCACTCATAAAGTTTGCCTGGATGCAGTGATAGAGGCATTGAAGCGACTGAAGGGCGAGCCATTCATGAAAGACTGCTGGACATGGCTGTACAAGGGCGCATGGGCCGAATGGGATATTGACTTGATTGAAATGGCCGTGCCAATGAGCCCTGACCAGGTAATGCGCAAGCGCATTGGGGTCTTCAAGCACCAGTCACAAAAGGATGGTGTAGTATATCAGGGAGATGACGCCCGGGAATTCTGGCAAAGAGCGGAGGACCGTAACAGGGCTACGGCCCAAATCTATAATAAACTGGGGCTTGCTGAATATGCAGCCATGGAAGCGTTTGTTAGGCTTCGGCTCTGA